The Bubalus kerabau isolate K-KA32 ecotype Philippines breed swamp buffalo chromosome X, PCC_UOA_SB_1v2, whole genome shotgun sequence genome has a segment encoding these proteins:
- the LOC129639144 gene encoding heat shock transcription factor, X-linked member 3-like — protein MASQSSHESRAALLILSTDGEPAAGDTRDSSPDPTLDSGEALEKKGDQPKSPDPGLHDNPSPQGPNQEMAKEEENNAILGLSFPRKLWRIVEDAAFTSVHWNDEGDTVVIEADLFQIEVLQRRGMDQIFETDSIKSFIRELNLYGFRKVRPSSHSAGKKLLIYQNSNFQRDKPLLLQNIQRRGNPRTTSQPAPGTTTTPKRKKRVVATRHSPQFHHNEFTQKAGNKVQKGMPTARRTPSQCSFVFPDLWSVGSVAKWAGGNHLPNEQGGPSRAAGEGTSSNAISVPSATAERDSPGKLPESPPVYPEHESVMTLYNTCYSILMAGLLVMEPDEAPEAEDEQGESSDYKCVLCEQLKKKPNP, from the exons ATGGCTAGTCAGAGTTCCCATGAGTCACGGGCAGCCCTGCTGATCCTATCAACTGACGGGGAGCCTGCAGCGGGGGACACCCGTGATTCCTCCCCAGATCCAACCCTGGATTCAGGGGAGGCTTTGGAGAAGAAGGGTGACCAGCCGAAGAGCCCAGATCCAGGCCTCCATGACAATCCAAGCCCACAGGGCCCGAACCAAGAAATggccaaagaggaagagaacaaCGCCATCCTTGGGCTGTCCTTCCCCAGGAAGCTCTGGAGGATTGTGGAGGATGCAGCCTTCACCTCTGTGCACTGGAACGATGAGGGAGATACAGTGGTCATCGAGGCAGATCTCTTCCAGATAGAGGTACTCCAGCGCAGAGGCATGGACCAGATCTTTGAGACAGACAGCATCAAGAGCTTCATCCGTGAACTGAACCTGTACGGGTTCAGGAAAGTCCGCCCTTCGAGTCACTCTGCAGGGAAGAAGCTCCTG ATCTATCAAAACTCCAATTTTCAGAGAGACAAGCCTCTGCTTCTGCAGAACATCCAGAGGAGAGGCAACCCCAGAACAACTTCTCAGCCTGCCCCTGGCACAACAACAACTCCAAAGAGAAAGAAGCGAGTGGTGGCAACCAGACACTCTCCTCAATTCCACCACAACGAGTTCACCCAAAAGGCTGGCAACAAAGTCCAGAAGGGGATGCCAACTGCTCGCAGAACCCCCAGCCAGTGCTCATTTGTGTTTCCTGACCTTTGGTCTGTGGGCAGTGTAGCCAAGTGGGCTGGGGGAAACCATCTCCCCAATGAGCAGGGTGGCCCCAGCAGGGCGGCTGGAGAGGGCACATCCAGCAATGCCATATCTGTGCCCTCGGCTACTGCTGAAAGGGACAGCCCAGGGAAACTGCCCGAGAGCCCCCCAGTGTACCCAGAACACGAATCGGTGATGACTTTGTACAACACCTGTTACTCCATCCTGATGGCGGGCCTTTTAGTCATGGAACCAGATGAGGCCCCTGAAGCGGAGGATGAGCAGGGAGAATCCTCAGATTATAAGTGTGTCCTCTGTGAGCAGCTCAAGAAGAAGCCCAATCCCTGA